In Desulfovibrionales bacterium, the genomic window CAGACTGCCCGGAGCCCATCGATGCGCCTGAGTGACCGGATAAATTCGGTAATGCCGCGGCGAACCAGGGGTTCTCCTCCTGTCAGCCGAACCTTCTTTATGCCCAATGGGATTAAAACCTGCACCAGGCGTAAAAATTCCTCATAGCGCAATATCTCTTCACGGGCAATCTTCCGGACACCACCGGGGGGCATGCAGTATTGACAACGCAGGTTGCAATGATCTGTAACCGATAAGCGAAGGTAGGTAATGGTCCGGTTATAATTATCGACGAGCATCTCTGTCAAGACCTGTCCTCTGCGCTGCGCGGCAAGGTAATATTAACACGCACCCCGGCATCTAACCCGCTGGAAATATCCATTTTGCCTTTGTGCGCCCTGACAATCTGTTCCGCTATATTCAATCCCAGACCAACGCCGTAAGTTTTGGTTGTAAAAAAGGGTTGTCGGGCCCTATCCAGCATCTCTCCGTGCATGCCCATTCCGGTATCACTAATCTCAACCTCTATGTTCTGGGGGGTAAGCCGGGTGCTGATCCTGAGCCGCCCACCTGAAGGCATAGCCTCGACAGAGTTTTTGCATATATTAATAATAGCCTGTCTCATCTGATTACCATCAAGCTCTGAATCAGGCATATCCGGGGCAAAATCTGTTTCTACCTCAACGTGAAATTTCTCAAACGAAGGGCTGAGGGCGCCAAGGGAGGAAGACACTATATCATTCAAATTTTGCCGGCTCAGCGTCAATTGCGGAGATTGAATGAATTTAAATACCTGGGCCAGAATCTCTTCCATTTTCTCCGTCTCTTTTACAATACTATCCAGATGCTTTCGGTGTTTATCCTCCTTCGTATGCCTCTGTATAAACCGGGCCAAGCCTCCGATCGAGGCCAACGGATTCCTCATCTCATGGGCTATCTGGGCAGCCATCTCGCCTATGGCCGAAAGCCGCTCAGCCCGGATCAACATATCCCGGCTTTCCTGTAAGTCTTTATTAGCGGTCTCCAGCATAGCCAGTTTGGCAGCCAATTCTGAGTAAAGTCTGCTCTTTTCTATGGCCATACTGGCCTGGTTGGCAAAGAGTTCAATGGCGGCGATGTCCTCTTCCTTGATCGGCTTGCCGGTGATAAAATTATCGGCAATAATAATGCCCTGTACCCGGTACGGGGAACAGAGTGGAACAACCGCAAACTCGTCAACACCAAAGAGATCTACAATATCGTCTCTCACCGGCCGGCCATCAATACGTCTCCCCAGCACATGAAATGCACGCCGTTCCTGTGCCGCCCGTATAAAAACATGATCCGTGTCTGTGCCGGGCACCGTTATCCCGCGAACAATCCGGTTAACCCTTGCGTCCTGAGGCTGACAGGCCCGACCACATTTCTCAAGTGCCTCGGCCAGTGTATATTTCGTCTCCTGCAATGCCGACCATATCCTTCCGGCTTCTTCCGGGCTGTCCGGCCCAACGGCCATTTTCCCCCGCAACACGCCGCCATCATCAAATAATGCCAAAAAGGCACGGTTAAACCCTAATCCCACGCCTGCAGTGATACCAACCAGTATGGTCCTGAAGATGTCTTCCAGTTCGACTGTGCTTAAAAGGTAATAAGCCACCTTTACGGAGAGGTCATGCAATATCTCCAGCCTAAGGTTCTTTTCTTCTATGCTTCGCTGGTACTCTTTATTTTCAATCTCTAAACGTCTTTTATTAAGGGCCCTCGCTACCACAACATGCAGCTCATCCACTGTGAACGGCTTGATAATGTAATCAAAGGCCCCGCTCCGGATGGCAAAGACTGCGGTTCGAATATCTACTACACCGGTCATCATAACTGCACAGATATCTTCATCTCGTTCCATTATCTGTGGCAAGAGGCTCAATCCGTCCTGATCAGGAAGCTTAATGTCTAATAATATGAGCGAAATCCGGTGCTCAGCCATTAGAGCAACAACCTCCCGGGCCATCGAGGCCTCAAGACACTCATAACCGCTGCCTGTAAGGGCATCATTTATAAAACCCCTGACCACTGCATCGTCATCTACAATCAGTATTTTCTCAACCGTAGGCATAATTCTCGCTCATATCAATGTACAAAATAGATATTGCCCCTGGAACTTCCTGCTTTTATTATTAGTCTCAGCTCCCCTGCTGGGGTATAATCTCCATCTCCACGCGACGGTTCTTCTGCCGGCCGGCGGCCGTACGGTTATCAGCTACAGGAAATGATTCTCCGTAACCAACGCCGGTTACACGCCCTGGCCCGACCTTCGCTCCTACCAGAAAGTTTCTAACCATTAAGGCCCGGCGCTCCGAGAGCTTAAAATTGTATTCTTCAGAACCGACATCATCTGTGTAGCCCTTAACAATTATGCGGGTCTCCGGATATCTTTTTAGAATATCGGCCGTCTTTTCCAGTGTCACCGCAGAATTCTTACTCAATTCGGCCGAATTCGTCTGAAAGAGGATATTGTCCTGCATGGTCACTACCAGGCGGTCCTCTTTCCTATCTACCTGAACACCGGGTACCTGCTCAAGTTCCTTAGCCTGCTGGTCAAGATAGTAACCGATGCCTGCCCCAGCCAACCCACCAATAACGCCACCAACTACCGCGCCCTTACCCTCGCCGACGATGGCGCCGGTTACTGCCCCTACGCCAACCCCAATCGCCGCCCCCTGGGCAGTCTTGGTCTTAGCCCATTCCGGGGCTGTAGCGCAGGATACAATGAAGGAGACAAGGCCAAGGACAACAACAGTTTTCGGTAACTTCATTTTTTGTTCCTCCTGAAATCCCTATAGTCTTGTCAAGAGATTAACCACAAGGCACACAAAGTTTTAAAAATTCTTTTCATGTTATTCCACTATCTTAGCAAATCAGGACTTAATAGCAATCCCAAAATAACCGATCATATCTCTTTTACCTGGGTATGAGCCTTCTCCACTATGCCCTGAATGGTTTCAATAAATGGCGACAGGGTGTCAGGGTTCATGGCCGAAATGGCCAGGGCATTATAGGCCCGGCTTTGGGTAGCGACATAATCCGGCGATACCCGGTCTATTTTATTGAAGACTTTAATATTGGGAACGTGATGCAGTTCCAGGGTCTCCAGAATATGTTCTACTGCCTCTATATGTTCTCGAAAATTTTTATTACTTATGTCTATGAGATGAATAATAACATCGGCATGCTGAAGTTCTTCCAGTGTGGCCCGAAAGGCCTCGAATAAGGCCTGGGGCAGATCACGAATAAAGCCTACCGTATCGGTTATTATAGCCTCGGCCTCCCGGGGGAAGCGAATCCTCCGGCTGGCCGGGTCGAGGGTGGCAAACAGGCGGTCCTCGGCCAGAAATTGACTTTTGGTAAGGGCGTTCAGCAGCGTAGATTTTCCGGCATTGGTGTAACCAACAATGGATATTATCGGTATATCTTTCCGCTTGCGCGTTTTGCGCCTTAGCTCCCTCTGCTTGCTGATGGATTTGAGTTCTTTGGTAAGTCGCGTGATGCGCTCGCGCACCCGGCGGCGATCTATCTCCAGCCTGGTCTCACCAGGGCCGCGTCCGCCGATGCCTCCGGTAAGCCTGGAAAGCGCATCGTCTCTGGTAACCAGCCGCGGTAAAAGATA contains:
- a CDS encoding OmpA family protein — encoded protein: MKLPKTVVVLGLVSFIVSCATAPEWAKTKTAQGAAIGVGVGAVTGAIVGEGKGAVVGGVIGGLAGAGIGYYLDQQAKELEQVPGVQVDRKEDRLVVTMQDNILFQTNSAELSKNSAVTLEKTADILKRYPETRIIVKGYTDDVGSEEYNFKLSERRALMVRNFLVGAKVGPGRVTGVGYGESFPVADNRTAAGRQKNRRVEMEIIPQQGS
- a CDS encoding response regulator; protein product: MPTVEKILIVDDDAVVRGFINDALTGSGYECLEASMAREVVALMAEHRISLILLDIKLPDQDGLSLLPQIMERDEDICAVMMTGVVDIRTAVFAIRSGAFDYIIKPFTVDELHVVVARALNKRRLEIENKEYQRSIEEKNLRLEILHDLSVKVAYYLLSTVELEDIFRTILVGITAGVGLGFNRAFLALFDDGGVLRGKMAVGPDSPEEAGRIWSALQETKYTLAEALEKCGRACQPQDARVNRIVRGITVPGTDTDHVFIRAAQERRAFHVLGRRIDGRPVRDDIVDLFGVDEFAVVPLCSPYRVQGIIIADNFITGKPIKEEDIAAIELFANQASMAIEKSRLYSELAAKLAMLETANKDLQESRDMLIRAERLSAIGEMAAQIAHEMRNPLASIGGLARFIQRHTKEDKHRKHLDSIVKETEKMEEILAQVFKFIQSPQLTLSRQNLNDIVSSSLGALSPSFEKFHVEVETDFAPDMPDSELDGNQMRQAIINICKNSVEAMPSGGRLRISTRLTPQNIEVEISDTGMGMHGEMLDRARQPFFTTKTYGVGLGLNIAEQIVRAHKGKMDISSGLDAGVRVNITLPRSAEDRS